The Cyprinus carpio isolate SPL01 chromosome B17, ASM1834038v1, whole genome shotgun sequence genome has a window encoding:
- the LOC109051137 gene encoding leucine-rich repeat and fibronectin type-III domain-containing protein 5-like: MEKLLVCLLVIGMAVKAQICPKRCVCQVLSPNLATLCAKKGLLFVPPNIDRHTVELRLADNFVTSIKRKDLANMTKLVDLTLSRNTISYITPHAFADLENLRALHLDHNRLTRIANDTFSGMSKLHHLILNNNQLTLIHMGTFNDLLALEELDLSYNNLETIPWEAIQKMTSLHTLSLDHNMIEYIPEGTFSLLQKLNRLDVTSNKLQKLPPDPLFQRAQVLATSGIMNPSSFALSFGGNPLHCNCELLWLRRLNREDDLETCATPLHLSGRYFWSIPEEEFLCEPPLITRHSHEMRVLEGQRVALKCKARGDPEPAIHWISPDGKLVSNSSRTLVYNNGTLDILISTVKDTGSFMCISSNPAGEAHQTVELVIIKLPHISNSTNNIQEPDPGSSDISTSTRAGANGGNHTGDAKTSSDKRVVMAEATSSTALIKFNFQRNIPGIRMFQIQYNGTYDDSLVYRMIPPTSKNFLVNNLAAGTQYDLCVLAIYDDGITSLTATRVVGCVQFTTESEYLRCHFMQSQFLGGTMIIIIGGIIVASVLIFIIILMIRYKVCNSGNSAKETSVTDVHSQTNGAQSQGCTVTPSTSKQGALSLEEGEGCKKSSAVPLPPPPDSQTHTSETSIPDCSTSTSLVSQSWTTPGSSGSLKPKRKPAPKPVPAACAEPKVEALLNAETQNTNRNNSTALQQSAPTPPPPPSRFKDTPILRRACPSSSKYMTLPVEGARAKRRYSLNENLSKHHCYIGSQKQGNVFCKRSMSVNGMLVQMANSNLDSEKSAFSSSEWILESTV, from the exons ATGGAAAAACTGCTTGTCTGCTTGTTGGTTATCGGAATGGCAGTGAAGGCCCAGATCTGTCCGAAGCGCTGCGTCTGTCAAGTTCTATCCCCCAACCTCGCAACACTCTGTGCCAAAAAAGGACTGCTCTTTGTTCCGCCCAACATCGACAGGCACACCGTGGAGCTCCGGCTAGCTGATAACTTTGTCACCAGCATAAAACGGAAAGACTTGGCCAACATGACCAAGCTGGTGGATCTTACTTTGTCAAGAAATACAATAAGCTACATCACTCCACATGCGTTCGCGGACTTGGAGAACCTACGAGCCTTGCATCTAGACCACAACCGGTTGACGCGAATAGCCAACGATACCTTCAGTGGCATGTCTAAGCTGCATCACCTGATTCTGAACAACAACCAACTGACCCTCATCCACATGGGAACCTTTAACGACCTACTAGCCCTCGAAGAACTGGACTTATCCTACAACAACCTGGAGACCATCCCCTGGGAGGCCATTCAAAAGATGACCAGCCTACACACTCTTAGTCTGGATCACAACATGATCGAATACATTCCTGAGGGGACATTTTCCCTCTTACAGAAGCTCAACCGCTTGGACGTGACCTCCAACAAGCTCCAGAAGCTTCCACCAGACCCACTTTTTCAGCGGGCGCAAGTTCTGGCCACGTCTGGCATAATGAATCCCTCCTCTTTCGCTCTGAGTTTTGGAGGAAATCCTTTACACTGCAACTGTGAGCTGCTGTGGCTTCGTCGGCTCAATCGCGAGGACGACCTGGAGACCTGCGCCACACCTTTGCACCTTTCTGGACGCTATTTCTGGTCCATCCCAGAGGAGGAGTTCCTCTGCGAGCCGCCCCTTATCACCCGCCACTCTCACGAGATGAgggtcctggagggccaacgGGTTGCGTTGAAGTGCAAAGCCAGGGGAGATCCAGAACCTGCCATTCACTGGATATCTCCTGATGGGAAGTTGGTTTCAAACTCGTCACGCACTCTGGTTTACAACAATGGCACGTTGGACATCCTGATAAGCACAGTAAAGGACACAGGCTCTTTCATGTGCATTTCCTCAAATCCCGCCGGGGAGGCCCACCAGACCGTGGAGCTTGTCATCATCAAGCTTCCACACATTAGCAACAGCACCAATAACATCCAGGAGCCTGACCCGGGCTCTTCTGACATCTCCACTTCGACAAGGGCAGGAGCAAACGGTGGCAACCACACCGGCGATGCCAAGACCAGCTCCGATAAGAGGGTGGTTATGGCAGAAGCCACCTCGTCCACAGCACTCATCAAATTTAACTTCCAGAGGAATATACCTGGAATACGCATGTTTCAGATTCAGTATAATGGAACCTACGATGACTCTCTTGTTTACAG AATGATTCCCCCAACGAGTAAAAACTTCCTGGTGAATAACCTGGCAGCCGGGACGCAGTACGACCTCTGCGTGCTGGCAATTTACGATGACGGCATAACCTCCCTGACAGCTACGCGGGTTGTGGGCTGCGTGCAGTTTACCACCGAATCTGAATATCTGCGCTGCCACTTCATGCAATCCCAGTTCTTGGGAGGCACTATGATCATCATCATCGGGGGCATAATCGTTGCCTCCGTCCTCatattcatcatcatcctcatgatCCGCTATAAGGTGTGCAACAGTGGCAACTCCGCCAAGGAGACCTCGGTCACCGACGTGCACTCTCAAACCAACGGGGCGCAATCCCAGGGCTGTACCGTCACGCCATCCACATCCAAACAAGGTGCTTTGAGCTTGGAGGAGGGCGAGGGGTGCAAAAAGAGCTCCGCCGTGCCTCTTCCTCCGCCTCCAGATTCCCAAACCCACACCTCAGAGACCTCCATCCCAGACTGCTCCACCTCCACTTCTCTGGTAAGCCAAAGCTGGACGACTCCCGGCTCTTCAGGGTCACTAAAGCCAAAGCGCAAACCAGCGCCAAAGCCTGTCCCAGCTGCCTGCGCCGAGCCCAAAGTAGAGGCGCTGCTCAACGCAGAGACGCAAAACACCAACCGCAACAACTCCACCGCTCTTCAGCAGTCGGCCCCAACCCCTCCACCCCCTCCATCCCGCTTCAAAGACACTCCAATTTTAAGGAGGGCTTGTCCGTCTTCGTCCAAGTATATGACACTGCCCGTGGAAGGAGCGCGGGCTAAACGCAGGTACTCTTTAAACGAGAACCTGTCGAAACATCACTGCTACATTGGCTCGCAGAAGCAGGGCAATGTGTTTTGCAAGCGGAGTATGTCCGTGAATGGAATGCTAGTCCAAATGGCGAACTCGAATCTAGACAGTGAGAAATCTGCATTTTCCAGTTCAGAGTGGATTCTAGAAAGCACCGTGTGA